The following are encoded in a window of Qipengyuania soli genomic DNA:
- a CDS encoding ABC-F family ATP-binding cassette domain-containing protein, whose product MAQPPILSLEGLALQQGGKWLFGGPDNDPLDLHIGPRDRLALIGRNGVGKTTLFKLIDDRIEADKGQRKVKPGTRIVLLEQDPDLTGYSTLMDWALAGEHAPAEHEIESIAGQLGIDMSRDASSASGGEKRRAAIARALAQEPDLLLMDEPTNHLDLGAIDWLEGWLDRYKGAFVVISHDRTFLKRLTRATIWLDRGNLRRKEVGFGGYEAWEEAVYAEEARAAEKLDAKLKLEAHWLERGVTARRKRNQGRLEKLWQMRAQRASMIANAGTAKLKLATEEDFKSKSVIVAENITKSFGDRAIIKPFSLRIQRGDRIGIVGANGAGKTTLLKMLTGELAPDSGKVEIAKTLTGVMIDQQRQLLTDDKTVRQVLAEGGDWIDVRGSRKHVQGYLKEFLFDPKIVDMKVAVLSGGERSRLLLAREFAKASNLLVLDEPTNDLDLETLDLLQEVIADYEGTVLIVSHDRDFLDRTVTITLGLDGSGKVDIVAGGYEDWEAKRRAPVASKAKTAKAEDKPAPPPPPAPKSTKLSYKDQRDYELLPARIEELEAAISKGETILSDPDLYTSDPQKFANISKGIENARAEKDAAEERWLALAEMVEG is encoded by the coding sequence ATGGCGCAACCACCGATCCTCAGCCTCGAAGGCCTCGCTCTCCAGCAGGGGGGCAAGTGGCTGTTCGGCGGACCCGATAACGATCCGCTCGACCTTCATATCGGCCCGCGTGACCGGCTCGCGCTGATCGGCCGCAACGGCGTCGGCAAGACCACGCTCTTCAAGCTGATCGACGACCGGATCGAGGCCGACAAGGGCCAGCGCAAGGTCAAGCCGGGCACGCGCATAGTGCTGCTCGAGCAGGACCCCGACCTGACCGGCTACTCGACGTTGATGGACTGGGCACTGGCGGGCGAACACGCGCCTGCGGAACACGAGATCGAATCCATCGCCGGCCAGCTCGGCATCGACATGAGCCGCGATGCATCCAGTGCGAGCGGCGGCGAGAAGCGGCGCGCTGCCATCGCGCGGGCGCTGGCTCAGGAGCCCGACCTGCTACTGATGGACGAGCCGACCAACCACCTCGACCTCGGTGCGATCGACTGGCTCGAAGGCTGGCTCGACCGGTACAAGGGCGCCTTCGTCGTCATCAGCCACGACCGCACGTTCCTCAAGCGCCTGACGCGCGCGACGATCTGGCTCGACCGCGGGAACCTTCGCCGCAAGGAAGTCGGCTTCGGTGGATACGAGGCGTGGGAAGAGGCGGTCTATGCCGAGGAAGCGCGGGCGGCAGAGAAGCTCGACGCCAAGCTCAAGCTCGAGGCGCACTGGCTCGAACGCGGGGTGACCGCGCGGCGCAAGCGTAACCAGGGGCGGCTCGAAAAGCTGTGGCAGATGCGCGCCCAGCGTGCCTCGATGATCGCAAACGCGGGCACAGCCAAGCTTAAGCTGGCAACCGAGGAGGACTTCAAGTCGAAGTCGGTCATCGTCGCCGAGAACATCACCAAGTCTTTTGGCGACCGTGCGATCATCAAGCCCTTCTCGCTGCGCATCCAGCGCGGCGACCGGATCGGTATCGTGGGCGCGAACGGCGCGGGCAAGACGACGCTGCTCAAAATGCTCACCGGCGAACTCGCGCCCGACAGCGGCAAGGTCGAGATCGCCAAGACGCTGACCGGCGTGATGATCGACCAGCAGCGCCAGCTCCTGACTGACGACAAGACGGTGCGCCAGGTTCTGGCCGAAGGCGGCGACTGGATCGATGTCCGGGGGTCGCGCAAGCATGTGCAAGGCTACCTCAAGGAGTTCCTGTTCGACCCGAAGATCGTCGACATGAAGGTCGCAGTCCTGTCGGGCGGTGAGCGGTCGCGCCTGCTGTTGGCGCGTGAATTCGCCAAGGCATCCAATCTCCTCGTGCTCGACGAGCCGACCAACGACCTCGACCTTGAGACGCTCGACCTCCTGCAGGAAGTCATCGCGGACTACGAAGGCACCGTCCTCATCGTCAGCCACGACCGCGACTTCCTCGACCGGACCGTGACCATCACGCTGGGCCTCGACGGATCGGGCAAGGTCGACATTGTTGCCGGCGGTTACGAGGACTGGGAGGCCAAGCGTCGTGCTCCCGTGGCGTCCAAAGCCAAGACTGCCAAGGCGGAAGACAAGCCTGCGCCCCCTCCCCCGCCTGCCCCGAAGTCGACCAAGCTCTCCTACAAGGACCAGCGCGACTACGAACTCCTGCCGGCGCGGATCGAGGAACTCGAGGCCGCCATCAGCAAGGGTGAGACGATCCTGTCCGACCCCGACCTCTACACCTCCGATCCGCAGAAGTTCGCCAATATCTCCAAGGGCATCGAGAATGCCCGGGCCGAGAAGGACGCTGCCGAAGAGCGCTGGCTCGCTCTTGCGGAGATGGTCGAGGGGTGA
- a CDS encoding DUF6456 domain-containing protein, translating into MHRKLVERELTIEGPRRGGEAHRRRRSVTVNLAESPLTWLHSRGHLSDRQFDAGERLRSDYERAQLSPSVTMRWDPVRVDGGGGDGLTPSERQIAAKARFDGAMTEAGAGLSDILWRVACACEGLPDAEKALQWPARSGKLVLKLALDRVADFYRIR; encoded by the coding sequence ATGCACCGCAAGCTCGTCGAACGTGAACTCACCATCGAAGGTCCGCGCCGCGGCGGCGAGGCACACAGGAGGCGCCGGAGCGTAACGGTCAATCTCGCCGAAAGCCCGCTGACTTGGCTCCACTCGCGTGGACACCTGTCAGATCGCCAGTTCGATGCCGGGGAGCGGTTGCGGAGCGACTACGAACGTGCGCAATTGTCGCCATCGGTCACCATGCGCTGGGACCCGGTGCGAGTCGACGGCGGGGGCGGTGACGGCTTGACGCCATCCGAGCGGCAAATTGCTGCCAAGGCACGGTTCGACGGTGCGATGACAGAGGCGGGAGCGGGATTGAGCGACATCCTCTGGCGCGTTGCCTGCGCGTGCGAAGGGCTGCCCGATGCCGAAAAGGCGCTGCAATGGCCCGCGCGCAGCGGCAAGCTGGTGCTGAAACTGGCGCTCGACCGGGTGGCGGATTTCTACCGGATCAGGTGA
- the secF gene encoding protein translocase subunit SecF, translating to MKLLKLVPDDTNIKFLRWRVPFFAVSILLIAASWALVLTKGLNYGVDFSGGLEVRATFTQSAEAPVADLREKVATLGYGDPVVQRFGEDNQVSIRVRLPDEVSADKDAAQAAANQIVDKLKTDYPDFRLDGNDNVSGKVSGEFRTQAVYALLAAMLAVAIYIWVRFEWQFGVGGLFALFHDVSLTLGMFALFQLEFSLQIIAAILAIIGYSLNDTIVVYDRIRENLKKFRKMPLPELLDLSVNETLARTVMTSLTLLIALIPLLLFGPASLFGMVAGITLGIFVGTYSSIYMAAPLLVWMGVTSDSFIPTESATDKQERLARGEV from the coding sequence ATGAAACTCCTCAAGCTCGTCCCCGACGACACCAACATCAAGTTCCTGCGCTGGCGCGTGCCCTTCTTCGCCGTCAGCATCCTGCTGATCGCGGCAAGCTGGGCGCTCGTCCTGACCAAGGGCCTCAATTACGGCGTCGACTTTTCGGGCGGCCTCGAAGTGCGTGCGACATTCACCCAGAGCGCGGAGGCCCCGGTGGCCGACCTGCGCGAAAAGGTGGCGACGCTCGGCTATGGCGATCCTGTGGTCCAGCGCTTCGGCGAGGATAACCAGGTCTCGATCCGCGTTCGTCTTCCGGACGAAGTGTCGGCCGACAAGGACGCGGCCCAGGCAGCGGCTAACCAGATCGTCGACAAGCTGAAGACCGATTATCCGGATTTCCGCCTCGACGGGAACGACAACGTGTCGGGCAAGGTTTCCGGAGAGTTCCGGACCCAGGCGGTCTACGCACTGCTCGCGGCGATGCTGGCGGTGGCAATCTACATCTGGGTGCGTTTCGAGTGGCAGTTCGGTGTCGGCGGCCTCTTCGCATTGTTCCACGACGTCAGCCTCACACTCGGCATGTTTGCCCTGTTCCAGCTCGAATTTAGCCTGCAGATCATCGCCGCGATCCTGGCCATCATCGGCTATTCGCTCAACGACACCATCGTCGTCTACGACCGCATCCGCGAGAACCTGAAGAAGTTCCGGAAGATGCCATTGCCGGAACTGCTCGACCTGTCTGTCAACGAGACGCTGGCGCGTACCGTTATGACCTCGCTGACGCTGCTTATCGCGCTGATCCCGCTTCTGCTGTTCGGTCCGGCCAGCCTGTTCGGCATGGTTGCGGGCATCACGCTGGGTATCTTCGTGGGTACCTACAGCTCGATCTACATGGCAGCCCCGCTGCTGGTGTGGATGGGCGTCACCAGCGACAGCTTCATCCCGACGGAAAGCGCAACCGACAAGCAGGAACGCCTCGCCCGCGGCGAGGTCTAG
- a CDS encoding SIMPL domain-containing protein, giving the protein MKAFAIPVVLAAAAAGQAQAAEVEIAAQGPVVELQVSQQVLGDPDKAMVGAGVTTRAMTAVEAMRLNATEMEKVLTRLRQLGVADEYVQTTGITLSPQYNYGPNNVQRFLGYDASNNVSVELRDLKKIGPVLDALVAAGATNLSGPVWGIVDDEPQKAQARAAAFKAAGAQAADYARMSGYSGVRLLAVEEQLGYQQPVYDMMQRAVPTAVAIQASTPTRPGRVASQVTLTVKYELTR; this is encoded by the coding sequence ATGAAAGCTTTTGCAATTCCAGTTGTTCTCGCTGCCGCTGCGGCGGGCCAGGCCCAGGCTGCCGAGGTCGAGATTGCCGCGCAGGGACCCGTGGTCGAGCTCCAGGTCTCGCAGCAGGTGCTGGGCGATCCGGACAAGGCGATGGTCGGTGCGGGCGTCACCACCCGGGCGATGACTGCAGTGGAGGCGATGCGTCTCAACGCCACAGAGATGGAAAAAGTGCTCACCCGGCTGCGCCAGCTTGGTGTGGCGGACGAGTACGTCCAGACCACCGGCATCACTCTGAGCCCGCAGTACAATTACGGGCCGAACAATGTGCAGCGGTTTCTCGGCTACGACGCCTCGAACAACGTCTCGGTCGAGTTGCGCGACTTGAAGAAGATCGGTCCGGTGCTCGACGCTCTCGTCGCGGCTGGGGCGACCAATCTGAGCGGCCCTGTATGGGGTATCGTCGACGACGAACCGCAGAAGGCGCAGGCCCGAGCCGCAGCCTTCAAGGCCGCTGGCGCCCAAGCCGCAGATTATGCGCGCATGAGCGGCTATTCGGGCGTCCGTCTCCTCGCGGTCGAAGAGCAGCTTGGCTATCAACAGCCGGTGTACGACATGATGCAGCGGGCAGTGCCGACGGCTGTCGCGATCCAGGCTTCTACGCCAACCCGCCCGGGCCGTGTCGCCTCGCAGGTGACGTTGACGGTGAAGTACGAACTCACTCGCTGA
- a CDS encoding helix-turn-helix transcriptional regulator produces MINRIRDIRKQKGWTLADLAEACSPPTTPQTVGRLETGMRNLSLKWMERIATALEVDPELLVRSEKGGHPQVVASLGASGPEALATPRDAILTTELGNEGALMVLAIDYPHGEYRPGDQLWLRQIEPAHAGRAINRDVLVPRKAGRFAFGRLIDRQGTLVGILPPGHGEKQQVVDNPPWIAVAEMLVRSL; encoded by the coding sequence TTGATCAACCGCATTCGCGACATCCGCAAGCAGAAGGGCTGGACGCTTGCCGACCTTGCCGAGGCATGCAGCCCACCTACCACTCCGCAGACCGTCGGGCGGCTCGAAACCGGGATGCGCAACCTCTCGCTCAAGTGGATGGAGCGGATTGCCACCGCCCTCGAGGTCGATCCGGAACTGCTCGTCCGCTCGGAAAAAGGGGGGCATCCGCAGGTCGTTGCAAGTCTGGGCGCGAGCGGACCGGAAGCCCTCGCCACTCCGCGTGACGCGATCCTCACAACCGAACTCGGAAACGAGGGTGCCCTGATGGTCCTCGCCATAGATTATCCGCACGGTGAATATCGTCCGGGCGACCAGCTATGGCTTCGCCAGATTGAGCCGGCGCATGCCGGCCGGGCCATCAATCGTGACGTGCTTGTACCGAGAAAGGCCGGTCGCTTCGCCTTCGGGCGGCTTATCGACCGGCAGGGCACGCTGGTGGGCATCCTTCCGCCCGGACACGGAGAGAAGCAGCAGGTCGTCGACAATCCGCCCTGGATCGCGGTTGCCGAAATGCTGGTCCGTTCGCTGTGA
- a CDS encoding amidohydrolase family protein translates to MRIARHMLAALALAFTTAAAAQQGMEPVPSRPTDEGEGPFGKLLITGASVIEGTGTPPMGPVDILVEGNRIAQLYPGGAPEDVRKAAQKTVDAKGMFVLPGFVDVHGHNGDPDKAPQPSYGYKLWLAHGVTTVRGVSFYFGPGSPDISDTQRSAANTITAPRLIPYAVFGDKWSRGDPDTPAKAREWVRWAKANGYWGVKFFNSETPEVFKAALDEAELQQMGTVAHLAQTGVAEVTARKAIELGLDGVTHFYGHFESLLKDGRLVRYPDNYNYMDEQSRFGWVARLAPQTVEPGSDEWNEYVDFLIDKYVTMSPTFNIYSASRDVMRARGFDWHAKYTLPSLMNYYAPSPTNHGSYYKDWTTEDEVAWRGFYEKWFKLVHDFHRKGGRVTAGSDPGYIYQTWGFAYIGELEMLREAGLTPLEVIRAATIDGAREIYAPLGQEPPMGRIAVGKLADLVIVPENPLANLKVLYGTGHTRLNRETGVIEQVGGVRWTVKDGIVYDAPALLADVARMVEEQKAAR, encoded by the coding sequence ATGCGAATTGCGCGACACATGCTGGCGGCACTGGCGCTGGCCTTCACGACGGCTGCGGCGGCACAGCAAGGCATGGAGCCGGTCCCTTCCCGCCCGACAGACGAAGGCGAGGGTCCTTTCGGCAAGCTGCTCATCACCGGAGCTTCGGTGATCGAAGGCACGGGCACTCCGCCCATGGGACCGGTCGACATCCTCGTCGAGGGTAACAGGATCGCGCAGCTCTATCCCGGCGGCGCGCCCGAGGATGTTCGCAAAGCGGCGCAGAAGACCGTCGATGCGAAGGGCATGTTCGTCCTGCCCGGTTTCGTCGACGTCCATGGCCACAATGGCGATCCCGACAAGGCGCCCCAGCCCTCCTATGGATACAAGCTCTGGCTCGCCCACGGGGTGACCACGGTGCGCGGCGTCAGCTTCTATTTCGGTCCGGGCTCGCCCGACATTTCCGATACCCAGCGTAGCGCCGCCAACACCATTACCGCCCCGCGCCTGATCCCCTACGCCGTATTCGGCGACAAGTGGTCGCGCGGCGATCCGGACACGCCGGCCAAGGCACGCGAGTGGGTGCGCTGGGCCAAGGCGAACGGATACTGGGGCGTCAAGTTCTTCAACTCCGAGACGCCCGAGGTGTTCAAGGCGGCACTCGACGAGGCGGAGCTGCAGCAGATGGGCACCGTTGCCCACCTCGCCCAGACCGGCGTTGCAGAAGTGACCGCGCGCAAGGCGATCGAACTCGGGCTCGACGGCGTCACTCACTTCTACGGCCATTTCGAAAGCCTGCTGAAGGACGGTCGCCTGGTCCGCTATCCGGACAACTACAATTACATGGACGAGCAGTCCCGCTTCGGGTGGGTCGCCCGGCTTGCCCCGCAGACAGTAGAGCCAGGCAGCGACGAGTGGAACGAGTATGTCGATTTCCTGATCGACAAGTACGTCACCATGAGCCCGACGTTCAACATCTATTCTGCCAGCCGCGACGTGATGCGTGCCCGCGGCTTCGACTGGCATGCCAAGTACACACTGCCGTCGCTGATGAACTATTATGCCCCGAGCCCGACCAATCACGGCAGCTACTACAAGGACTGGACGACCGAGGACGAGGTCGCCTGGCGCGGCTTCTACGAGAAGTGGTTCAAGCTGGTGCACGATTTCCACCGCAAGGGCGGGCGCGTCACTGCGGGGTCCGATCCGGGCTATATCTACCAGACCTGGGGCTTCGCCTACATCGGCGAGCTCGAAATGCTGCGCGAGGCGGGCCTGACCCCGCTCGAGGTCATTCGCGCCGCCACCATCGACGGCGCGCGTGAGATCTACGCACCACTGGGCCAGGAACCGCCGATGGGCCGCATCGCCGTGGGCAAGCTCGCCGATCTCGTCATCGTGCCGGAGAACCCCCTCGCCAATCTCAAGGTCCTTTATGGCACCGGTCATACACGCCTCAATCGCGAGACGGGGGTGATCGAGCAGGTCGGTGGGGTGCGCTGGACCGTCAAGGACGGCATCGTCTACGACGCTCCAGCCCTGCTTGCCGACGTGGCCCGCATGGTCGAGGAACAGAAGGCCGCCCGCTAG
- a CDS encoding uracil-DNA glycosylase family protein, whose product MSIQREIAACTLCAEHLPHGVRPVTSFSPTARLLVIGQAPGSKVHESGIPWDDASGDRLRDWTGLSKEQMYDPAKVALVPMGFCYPGKASGGDKPPRPECAPRWHDLILDILPQDRLTLLVGTYAQARYLPEARKLSMTDRIREFRQFLPCFLPLPHPAWRSTIWMRRNPWFEAEVIPELRQAVAAHA is encoded by the coding sequence GTGAGCATCCAGCGGGAGATTGCGGCCTGCACCCTGTGCGCCGAACACCTCCCGCACGGCGTCCGGCCGGTCACCAGCTTCTCCCCCACCGCACGCCTGCTGGTCATCGGACAGGCGCCCGGATCGAAGGTTCACGAAAGCGGCATCCCCTGGGATGATGCCAGCGGCGACCGCCTGCGCGACTGGACCGGCCTTTCGAAGGAGCAGATGTACGACCCAGCCAAGGTCGCACTCGTCCCCATGGGTTTCTGCTATCCGGGCAAGGCCAGCGGTGGCGACAAGCCGCCGCGTCCCGAATGCGCGCCACGCTGGCATGACCTGATCCTCGACATCCTGCCGCAGGATCGGCTCACGCTGCTGGTCGGCACCTATGCGCAGGCGCGCTACCTGCCCGAGGCCCGCAAGCTTTCGATGACCGACCGCATCCGGGAATTTCGCCAGTTCCTCCCCTGCTTCCTGCCCCTGCCGCACCCGGCCTGGCGATCGACTATCTGGATGCGCCGGAACCCCTGGTTCGAGGCCGAAGTCATTCCAGAGCTGCGGCAGGCGGTTGCCGCCCACGCCTAG
- a CDS encoding glycosyltransferase: MSTAKTRRVLSLSTLFPNEANPRFGIFVARSLEALQRDTHWEAVVVNPIGLPPVAVGRYKALQEAAIDGTDFGLTVHRPTFPLIPRFGGRLNPGAIARAVMPLARRLHAATPFDLIDAQFFYPDGPAAMMIARELGLPFSVKARGADIHYWGARSYGRKALLETASAAAGVLAVCDALADDMAALGMDRAKITTHYTGLDRDLFRPLDHTGLRATIADTFDVPCTKDETLLLSVGALIERKGQGLIIKAMGGLPDARLLLVGKGEDEASLRKLAKEVGVADRVHFLGSQPPSSLAPLYSAADMMVLPSASEGLANAWIEALACGTPLVITDAGGAREIVKTPDAGVIVARNCRAIAEGIRQISERPRSPEKVAEAVGNFSWQANGEALAAYYDRIV, encoded by the coding sequence GTGAGCACTGCCAAGACCCGCCGCGTCCTTTCGCTCTCCACGCTCTTTCCCAACGAGGCCAACCCACGCTTCGGCATCTTCGTTGCGCGCTCGCTCGAGGCGCTGCAGCGCGACACGCATTGGGAGGCAGTGGTCGTCAATCCCATCGGCCTGCCGCCCGTGGCCGTAGGACGATACAAGGCGCTGCAGGAGGCGGCGATTGACGGAACCGATTTCGGACTGACGGTCCATCGTCCGACCTTCCCCCTGATCCCCAGGTTCGGAGGGAGGCTCAACCCCGGCGCCATTGCGCGGGCGGTGATGCCCCTCGCGCGCAGACTCCACGCCGCGACACCCTTCGACCTCATCGATGCGCAGTTCTTCTATCCCGATGGCCCCGCGGCAATGATGATCGCGCGCGAACTGGGCCTGCCGTTTTCCGTGAAGGCCCGCGGCGCGGACATTCACTACTGGGGTGCCCGCTCCTATGGCCGCAAGGCGCTGCTCGAGACGGCCAGTGCCGCCGCCGGCGTGCTGGCAGTTTGCGATGCGCTGGCCGATGACATGGCCGCACTCGGGATGGACCGAGCGAAGATCACGACCCATTACACCGGTCTTGATCGTGACCTCTTCCGCCCTCTCGACCATACCGGCCTGCGCGCGACGATTGCCGACACCTTCGACGTTCCTTGCACCAAGGACGAGACGCTCCTGCTCAGCGTCGGCGCGCTGATCGAGCGCAAGGGCCAGGGGCTCATCATCAAGGCCATGGGAGGGCTCCCCGACGCACGGCTGTTACTCGTCGGAAAGGGCGAGGACGAAGCTTCGCTGCGCAAGCTGGCCAAGGAAGTCGGCGTCGCGGACCGTGTCCATTTCCTCGGCAGCCAGCCGCCATCATCGCTCGCGCCGCTCTACTCTGCTGCGGATATGATGGTCCTTCCCTCCGCCAGCGAGGGTCTGGCGAATGCCTGGATCGAGGCGCTCGCTTGCGGCACCCCCCTGGTCATTACCGATGCGGGTGGTGCGCGCGAGATCGTGAAAACCCCTGATGCGGGCGTGATTGTCGCGCGTAATTGTCGCGCCATTGCCGAAGGGATCCGCCAGATAAGCGAACGCCCCCGCTCACCCGAAAAGGTGGCAGAGGCGGTCGGGAATTTCAGCTGGCAGGCCAACGGCGAAGCGCTGGCCGCCTACTATGACAGGATCGTCTAG
- a CDS encoding PepSY domain-containing protein, whose product MKRILASILAFGILAGPVAAAPAFAQRSNEQGEARREMSAGNIMRLRDIEARILPSMKGAEYLGPAYDPTALAYRLKFIKDGRVLFVDVDARTGKILRRSK is encoded by the coding sequence ATGAAGCGCATCCTCGCCTCCATTCTTGCCTTTGGCATCCTTGCCGGTCCGGTTGCGGCCGCGCCTGCGTTCGCGCAGCGCAGCAACGAACAGGGCGAGGCACGTCGCGAGATGAGTGCGGGCAACATCATGCGCCTGCGTGATATCGAGGCGCGCATCCTGCCGAGCATGAAGGGCGCCGAATACCTCGGCCCGGCTTACGACCCGACGGCACTCGCCTATCGCCTGAAGTTCATCAAGGACGGCCGCGTGCTGTTCGTCGATGTCGATGCGCGCACCGGCAAGATCCTTCGCCGTAGCAAGTGA